One window from the genome of Candidatus Tanganyikabacteria bacterium encodes:
- the coaD gene encoding pantetheine-phosphate adenylyltransferase, with the protein MPAAIYPGSFDPITNGHLDIIERAISVFEHVTVAVLMNTSKSGIFTPDERVELIKQVVGANPKVSVESFRGLTADYARNKGIRHLIRGLRAVSDFDAELRIALANRKLNPALDTVFLMTSAENLFLSSSTVKEIATLGGDTSGLVPPLVAKRLKEKFN; encoded by the coding sequence ATGCCCGCCGCCATCTACCCGGGCTCCTTCGACCCGATCACCAACGGCCACCTCGACATCATCGAGCGCGCCATCTCGGTCTTCGAGCACGTCACGGTGGCGGTGCTGATGAACACCAGCAAGTCGGGGATCTTCACCCCCGACGAGCGGGTCGAACTGATCAAGCAGGTGGTCGGCGCCAACCCGAAGGTCTCGGTCGAGAGCTTCCGCGGCCTGACGGCCGACTACGCCCGCAACAAGGGCATCCGCCACCTCATCCGCGGCCTGCGGGCCGTCTCGGACTTCGACGCCGAACTGCGCATCGCGCTGGCCAACCGCAAGCTCAACCCGGCGCTCGACACCGTCTTCCTGATGACGAGCGCGGAGAATTTGTTCCTGTCCTCGTCGACGGTCAAGGAAATCGCCACGCTCGGCGGCGACACCTCGGGGCTGGTCCCGCCCCTGGTCGCCAAGCGCCTCAAGGAGAAGTTCAACTGA
- the rimO gene encoding 30S ribosomal protein S12 methylthiotransferase RimO — protein MVSLGCSKNTVDSENMLGLLAEAGYRLEADERAADVIIVNTCSFIGDATQESVRTIVELGETGKKLVVSGCLAQRHQQELFDELPEVSAVLGTGDFGDIATILDRVQAGERLNAVTALPQSERVVQVELPRLLTGLGPSSYLKISEGCDHTCTFCIIPQFRGKYVSRPEEHILREARRLAEGGVREVVLIAEDTTRYGQKETGKFQLPRLLEKLAKVDGLDWIRILYAYPNYMTDALLEAIRDLPKVVPYLDVPLQHTHPDMLRAMKRPRHEPPADLVARMRAIVPDLAIRTTFITGFPGETEEHFAHMLEFVRAQRLDHVGAFAYSPEKGTPAAAMKPAVPKKVREQRRRRIMQEQQRISHEIHQALVGRELDVLVESVDVATGRALGRTYRDAPEIDGTTYVAAGRALEPGEIVRIRITRAEPYDLHGEAL, from the coding sequence ATGGTCTCGCTCGGCTGTTCCAAGAACACCGTCGATTCCGAGAACATGCTCGGCCTGCTGGCCGAGGCCGGCTATCGGCTCGAAGCCGACGAGCGCGCGGCCGACGTCATCATCGTCAATACCTGCTCGTTCATCGGCGACGCCACCCAGGAGTCGGTGCGCACGATCGTCGAACTGGGCGAGACCGGCAAGAAGCTGGTAGTCAGCGGCTGCCTGGCCCAGCGCCACCAGCAGGAGCTGTTCGACGAATTGCCCGAGGTCTCGGCGGTCCTGGGCACCGGGGATTTCGGCGACATCGCGACGATTCTCGATCGGGTGCAGGCAGGCGAGCGACTCAACGCCGTGACGGCTCTGCCGCAGTCCGAGCGGGTGGTGCAGGTCGAGTTGCCGCGCCTGCTCACGGGCCTGGGGCCGTCCAGCTACCTCAAGATCTCCGAAGGCTGCGACCACACCTGCACGTTCTGCATCATCCCGCAGTTCCGCGGCAAGTACGTCTCGCGCCCCGAGGAGCACATCCTGCGGGAGGCTCGCCGCCTCGCGGAGGGCGGCGTGCGCGAGGTCGTGCTCATCGCCGAGGACACCACGCGCTACGGCCAGAAGGAGACGGGCAAGTTCCAACTGCCGCGCCTGCTCGAGAAGCTCGCCAAGGTCGATGGTCTGGACTGGATCCGCATCCTGTACGCCTACCCCAACTACATGACCGACGCGCTCCTCGAGGCCATCCGCGACCTGCCCAAGGTCGTGCCGTACCTGGACGTGCCGCTCCAGCACACCCACCCGGACATGCTGCGGGCGATGAAGCGGCCGCGCCACGAGCCGCCGGCCGACCTCGTTGCCCGCATGCGGGCGATCGTGCCGGACCTGGCCATCCGCACCACTTTCATCACGGGCTTCCCGGGCGAGACCGAGGAGCACTTCGCGCACATGCTGGAGTTCGTCCGGGCACAGCGCCTGGATCACGTCGGCGCCTTCGCCTACTCCCCCGAGAAGGGCACGCCGGCGGCCGCCATGAAGCCCGCGGTGCCCAAGAAGGTCCGCGAGCAGCGCCGCAGGCGAATCATGCAGGAGCAGCAGCGCATTTCCCACGAGATCCACCAGGCCCTGGTGGGCCGGGAGCTGGATGTCCTGGTCGAGTCCGTCGACGTCGCCACCGGCCGGGCGCTCGGCCGGACCTACCGCGACGCCCCGGAAATCGACGGCACGACCTACGTCGCGGCCGGCCGGGCGCTGGAGCCGGGCGAGATCGTCCGCATCCGCATCACCCGCGCCGAACCCTACGACCTGCATGGCGAAGCGCTTTGA
- a CDS encoding YncE family protein — MSRSLLSTVGLAALLSQLLAGCPGRVALTQTPVSLFAYITQFNTNEVAVVDAVLKTPTGTPIKVGAGPVKMALKPTGSQEYLYVLNQTGSTVSFVNRRSGSTEEEVAAGTNPDDIAISPDGKWLFVTSPGAGTVTRLNVTSRIADQTLTLGSGFKPRGIVVNPACQKAANGDCAALTIYVVNEAVTTQTGSAGNVTKTGQVRVLTSQSSGLVDGPTIQLNGAERPLRATIDQAGKNLFITDTELGSGMWRIDTGSSAAILFGQSPVGQTHDVEVANDGTVYATIPRKNQYVQIKPEGSALLFPDQTKIRDTQPEAIAFNHDQSELWIGFIGTSTVAYATVQTGGRLFDLRAVAFSLSSQTKQPPRDIVLAGGAGN, encoded by the coding sequence ATGTCCAGGTCGTTGTTGTCCACGGTCGGTCTGGCCGCGCTGCTATCCCAGCTACTCGCGGGCTGCCCCGGCCGGGTGGCCCTGACGCAGACCCCCGTCTCCCTGTTTGCCTACATCACGCAGTTCAACACCAACGAGGTCGCGGTCGTCGACGCCGTCCTCAAGACGCCCACCGGCACGCCCATCAAGGTGGGCGCGGGCCCGGTGAAGATGGCCCTCAAGCCGACCGGCTCGCAGGAGTACCTCTACGTCCTCAACCAGACCGGCAGCACGGTGTCGTTCGTCAATCGGCGCAGCGGCAGCACCGAGGAGGAGGTCGCCGCCGGCACCAATCCCGACGACATCGCCATCAGCCCGGACGGCAAGTGGCTCTTCGTGACCAGCCCCGGCGCCGGCACCGTCACGCGCCTCAACGTCACCAGCCGCATCGCGGACCAGACCCTGACCCTCGGGTCCGGCTTCAAGCCGCGCGGCATCGTGGTCAATCCGGCCTGCCAGAAAGCCGCCAACGGCGATTGCGCGGCGCTGACCATCTACGTCGTCAACGAAGCCGTCACGACCCAGACCGGCTCCGCCGGCAACGTCACCAAGACCGGCCAGGTGCGCGTCCTGACCAGCCAATCCTCCGGCCTGGTCGACGGGCCCACCATCCAGCTAAATGGCGCCGAGCGCCCGTTGCGCGCCACGATCGACCAGGCGGGCAAGAACCTCTTCATCACCGATACCGAGCTGGGCAGCGGCATGTGGCGCATCGATACCGGCAGCAGCGCCGCCATCCTGTTCGGCCAGAGCCCGGTCGGCCAGACCCACGACGTCGAGGTCGCCAACGACGGTACGGTCTACGCGACGATTCCCCGCAAGAACCAGTACGTGCAGATCAAGCCCGAGGGCTCGGCGCTGCTCTTCCCGGACCAGACCAAGATCCGCGACACGCAGCCCGAGGCCATCGCCTTCAACCACGACCAGAGCGAGCTGTGGATCGGCTTCATCGGCACCAGCACGGTGGCCTACGCGACCGTCCAGACGGGCGGGAGGCTCTTCGACCTGCGGGCGGTGGCGTTCTCGCTGTCGAGCCAGACCAAGCAGCCGCCGCGGGACATCGTGCTGGCAGGCGGGGCCGGCAACTAG
- the typA gene encoding translational GTPase TypA has translation MNRNIRNIAIIAHVDHGKTTLVDALLRQSGVFRENQQVADCVMDSLDLERERGITILAKNTAVEYRGIKINIVDTPGHADFSGEVERVLGMVDGALLIVDAFEGPMPQTRYVLRKALEQGIKPIVVVNKIDRPGCRPVEVVDLVLDLFIDLGADDDQIEFPVVFASGINGTSTHDLATEGSDMRPLFESILKHVPAPAGDSYRPLQLQVTTLDYSEYLGRVVIGRIHHGQIAAGQPCALLRSDGTTQKGKVTKLFTFSGLKRLETEKASAGDLVAVAGFPDANIGDTIADAEDPNALPLIKVDEPTLQMTFSINDSPFAGREGKYVTSRHLRDRLQRELLSNVALRVEETDSPDRFLVSGRGELHLGILVETMRREGYEFQISKPRVILKTIGGQVYEPYELLTLDVPDEYAGTAIEALGRRRGELHRMESDGSRTQLEFLVPARGLLGFRGDFIRMTRGNGTMNHSFFEYKPFAGDIGSQRNGVLVAWEEGEATAYALSNLEDRGVFFIKPGVKVYTGMIVGEHTRQQDLEINVCKAKKLTNMRAASGEELVRLHTPIDMTLERAMEYINDDELIEVTPQSVRLRKQKLARSH, from the coding sequence ATGAACCGCAACATCAGAAATATCGCGATCATCGCGCACGTCGACCACGGCAAGACCACGCTCGTGGACGCGTTGCTGCGGCAGTCCGGCGTCTTCCGGGAGAACCAGCAGGTCGCCGACTGCGTCATGGATTCGCTGGATCTCGAGCGCGAGCGCGGCATCACCATTCTCGCCAAGAACACGGCGGTCGAGTACCGCGGCATCAAGATCAACATCGTGGACACCCCCGGCCACGCCGATTTCTCGGGCGAGGTCGAGCGTGTGCTGGGCATGGTGGACGGCGCCCTGCTGATCGTGGACGCCTTCGAGGGCCCGATGCCCCAGACGCGCTACGTCCTGCGCAAGGCCCTTGAGCAGGGGATCAAGCCCATCGTGGTCGTCAACAAGATCGACCGTCCGGGGTGCCGCCCGGTCGAGGTCGTGGACCTGGTCCTCGACCTGTTCATCGACCTTGGCGCCGACGACGACCAGATCGAGTTCCCGGTCGTCTTCGCGAGCGGCATAAACGGCACGTCCACCCACGATCTGGCGACCGAGGGCAGCGACATGCGCCCGCTTTTCGAGTCCATCCTCAAGCACGTGCCGGCGCCCGCCGGCGATTCCTACCGGCCACTCCAGCTCCAGGTGACCACCCTCGACTACAGCGAGTATCTGGGCCGGGTCGTGATCGGTCGCATCCACCACGGGCAGATCGCGGCCGGCCAGCCATGCGCGCTGCTGCGGTCGGACGGCACGACCCAGAAGGGCAAGGTCACCAAGCTGTTCACGTTCAGCGGCCTGAAGCGGCTGGAGACCGAGAAGGCGTCGGCCGGCGACCTCGTGGCGGTGGCGGGCTTCCCCGACGCCAACATCGGCGACACCATCGCCGACGCCGAGGATCCCAACGCCCTGCCGCTGATCAAGGTCGACGAGCCCACGCTGCAGATGACCTTTTCCATCAACGACAGCCCGTTTGCCGGCCGCGAGGGCAAGTACGTCACCAGCCGGCACCTGCGCGACCGCCTGCAGCGCGAGTTGCTGTCCAACGTGGCGCTGCGCGTCGAGGAGACCGACTCTCCCGACCGGTTCCTGGTCTCGGGCCGCGGCGAGTTGCACCTGGGCATCCTGGTCGAGACGATGCGCCGCGAGGGCTACGAATTCCAGATCTCCAAGCCCCGGGTCATCCTCAAGACCATCGGGGGGCAGGTTTACGAGCCTTACGAGCTGCTGACCCTCGACGTCCCCGACGAGTACGCCGGCACGGCCATCGAGGCGCTCGGCCGGCGCCGCGGCGAGTTGCACCGCATGGAATCCGACGGCTCGCGCACACAACTCGAGTTCCTCGTGCCGGCTCGCGGCCTGCTGGGCTTCCGCGGCGACTTCATCCGCATGACTCGCGGCAACGGCACGATGAACCATTCGTTCTTCGAGTACAAGCCCTTCGCGGGCGACATCGGCTCGCAGCGCAACGGTGTGCTGGTCGCCTGGGAGGAGGGCGAGGCCACCGCCTACGCGCTTTCCAACCTGGAGGATCGCGGCGTCTTCTTCATCAAGCCGGGCGTCAAGGTCTACACGGGGATGATCGTGGGCGAGCACACGCGGCAGCAGGACCTGGAGATCAACGTCTGCAAGGCCAAGAAGCTCACCAACATGCGCGCCGCAAGCGGAGAGGAGCTGGTCCGGCTGCACACCCCGATCGACATGACGCTCGAGCGGGCGATGGAGTACATCAACGACGACGAGCTCATCGAGGTCACCCCCCAGTCCGTCCGCCTGCGCAAGCAGAAGCTGGCCCGCAGCCACTGA
- a CDS encoding BON domain-containing protein, whose translation MIRLASWLSVISGGILLCQPAQAAGGAKAADAGYLMVQGRQVLLLTALPGQDLAARGLEIRRRLEAAVSKDGTVQPVGVVSLTDVAGTPVISVGKLPVASVTAWDATRAGQPAWALAHRWAASLEGSLATLRVGGPVPGSLVKLKTTGGDEVALAPPASAEPAAVAAVTPPGPIVISLKNGRITATIDGGVVTLAGQAATLAEKFEVAGRVAAVPGVVDVVNNVTVQAQRTVSDAEVASALSEAAR comes from the coding sequence ATGATCCGACTTGCCAGCTGGTTGAGTGTGATTTCCGGCGGCATTCTGCTGTGCCAGCCGGCCCAGGCGGCCGGCGGGGCCAAAGCGGCCGATGCCGGTTACCTCATGGTACAGGGCCGCCAAGTGCTCCTGCTCACGGCGCTTCCCGGCCAGGACCTCGCGGCGCGCGGGCTGGAGATCCGGCGGCGCCTGGAGGCGGCCGTCAGCAAGGATGGCACGGTGCAGCCCGTGGGAGTCGTCTCCTTGACCGACGTAGCCGGGACGCCGGTGATCTCCGTCGGCAAGCTCCCCGTCGCATCCGTCACGGCCTGGGATGCCACGCGCGCCGGCCAGCCGGCCTGGGCGCTCGCGCATCGCTGGGCCGCCTCGCTGGAAGGCTCCCTAGCCACGCTGCGCGTCGGCGGGCCGGTGCCGGGATCGCTGGTCAAGCTCAAGACCACCGGCGGAGACGAGGTCGCGCTGGCCCCTCCTGCCTCGGCCGAACCGGCCGCCGTCGCGGCCGTCACCCCGCCGGGGCCAATCGTCATCAGCCTGAAAAACGGGCGCATAACCGCCACGATCGACGGGGGCGTGGTCACCCTCGCGGGGCAGGCCGCCACCCTGGCCGAGAAGTTCGAGGTCGCCGGTCGCGTGGCCGCGGTGCCGGGCGTCGTGGACGTCGTCAACAACGTCACCGTCCAGGCGCAGCGCACGGTCAGCGACGCGGAGGTCGCCTCGGCGCTGAGCGAGGCCGCCAGGTAG